TCCCGCTCAGCGCGCTTGTAGGTGACGTTACGAAGGTCAGAGGCTCGGACAACAGAGGCCAAGGTAAGGAAGTCATCGATGTGTCGTTGCCGTAGGGGGTCATTGATGATGGTCAGCGCTCCCGCTTTGCCGATGAGGCTGCCGAGGATCGTGGGCCGGTTGACCTTGCCGGACGCTGATCCCGCTTGAACTTCGACGGTCTCTGAACGGTCGAGAGCTTGTTGACTGGCGGGGGCAGCAATCGTGGTCCCGCCGCTAACTCCGCGTCGCTTCTCGGCCCGTTCACCCAGATGGCGCGGAATGAGGACATCCACCAAAGCCTCGCCGCGCTCCCATCGATGCTGGTAGCCCTCCAGGGATTCTCCCGCGGATTCGAAGCCGAGCTTCACTAGGAGTTCAGTGAAATCGTGAAGCATCGTGGGGTAGGTGCGGATGTCCAACGCCTTATCGGCGTCCTTGGTGGGTCGCACGTCCCGGGCACCACGTTCGACAGCGTGCAGGAAGACCGCTTGACCGCCGACCAGAACCCAACCCTGCGGCATTGCACTATGGATTTCGAAGACAGCCTGCCATGCTTCCTGCTGTTCGATGAACATTGCGGGAAGTTCAATCGGCATGGACGCTCCTGAGGATTTCGCGTGCGGCTTGTTGTTCACGAACACCGGGCCGTTCGGCCAAGTCTGCCGCCACCACTAGTGGGGGAAGTTCGTCGGGGACCTGCTCGGCGGCGCGGAGGATTACATTCGGCCTCTTGCCGGGGAATGGCTCAACCAGGAACCAGTCCTTGACGACGGCCTTGAGTTCGTCGCGTCGCACATAGGCTTCAACCTCTGAGTTGGCCAGCAGCCCAGAACGCGGGTGAGAGACTCCGGAAAGGTGGATTCGATTGTCCCCCCGAAGCTCGGCGATGTCGTCCGGGCTGGAAGAGAACTCGAATTTTTCGGCGCGATTGGGCAGCCATGCTGCGAGAAGCTTGAGTAAGTCCGAGGAGTCCTGCAGCCGGTTGATGCGCTCTTTCAGGCGATGCTTCTCGACCGGCGAGGGTTCGAAGTCATCGAGAAGAGAGGGCCGCGAGCTGTCTTCCCGGAAGCAGGATATGAGTTGCCAGGCACTCCGTTCGGACAGGGGCCGGCCAGCAGGCTTACCAGGCCGGTACTGGACAGCGTCGGCTTCGTCAACGATCCAGCGTCCGCCGACCCGTTGGCCCCGAATGCGTCCGGATTGGACGAGCTGCCGTGCTCGGCTCTCGTTGACGTTAAGGCGCTTCGCCAGCTCGGGGATACTCAATGCCATTTCATAATCCTAGCGGTATCGCTATGAATATGTAATCAGCTCGCACTTGCGTCGATTACATATTCATAGCGTTATCGCCACAAATGTGTAATCACCGGACGCCGTCAGCTAACCAGAGCCACCGCTTAGGCCCGGGCTGGGTGCTACTGCACCAACTAGCCCGCTTGGCTCTCCACCGGAAGCTCGGTGCTGCGGCGGAGCTTGACGGAACCAACTACGGGGCCGCCCTCCGGGTCGCCGGCCGCAAGCCTTCCAATGTCCTCCAGCGGCAGATACACCGTGGACAGGGCTGGGCGGAAGTCCCGCAGGGTTTCAATGTCGTCAAAACCAGCGATGTTTGCGTCCCGGGGAATCCACACGCCCTCTGACCGAAGTGCGGCGGTCACGCCGATGGCCATGACGTCGTTCACCGCGAAGATGCAGGGGCGCTCGCCGGAGGCCTTGATTCGTTGGGCCAGCGCCAGCCCGGCATCGTATCCTCCCGCACGGTTGAAGCCTGTGCGGATGACCTCAGCGCTGGGCCGACCGGCGTCGGCGAGTCCGCGCTGGAAGCCGCGGATCCGGTCATCGGAGGTAAAGAGTCCCTCAGGGCCGC
This genomic stretch from Micrococcaceae bacterium Sec5.1 harbors:
- a CDS encoding helix-turn-helix domain-containing protein — its product is MALSIPELAKRLNVNESRARQLVQSGRIRGQRVGGRWIVDEADAVQYRPGKPAGRPLSERSAWQLISCFREDSSRPSLLDDFEPSPVEKHRLKERINRLQDSSDLLKLLAAWLPNRAEKFEFSSSPDDIAELRGDNRIHLSGVSHPRSGLLANSEVEAYVRRDELKAVVKDWFLVEPFPGKRPNVILRAAEQVPDELPPLVVAADLAERPGVREQQAAREILRSVHAD